A genomic window from Sphingobacterium sp. BN32 includes:
- the catB gene encoding type B chloramphenicol O-acetyltransferase produces the protein MNFFDSPFKGKIIRDHITNPNITAGKYSYYSGYYHGHSFDDCARYLFPDRDDVDKLVIGSFCSIGSGASFIMAGNQGHRHNWISSFPFFYMPEIEAFNKAINGFENAGDTVVGNDVWIGSEAMIMPGVKIGDGAVIGSRSLVTKDVAPYTIVGGNPAKPIKKRFSDEEIQILLDIKWWDWDEDILTEAIPLICSGNIQSLFDFYNQVVKIEKRDFPYCF, from the coding sequence ATGAATTTTTTCGATAGCCCATTTAAGGGCAAAATAATTAGAGACCATATTACCAACCCCAATATCACGGCTGGGAAATATTCCTACTATTCCGGTTATTATCATGGACATTCTTTTGATGACTGCGCTCGCTATTTATTTCCAGATAGAGATGACGTTGATAAATTGGTCATAGGTTCATTCTGTTCCATAGGTAGCGGTGCAAGTTTTATAATGGCGGGCAATCAAGGGCATCGACATAATTGGATATCCAGTTTTCCCTTTTTTTATATGCCGGAGATTGAAGCATTCAATAAAGCAATTAACGGATTTGAAAACGCGGGCGATACAGTTGTCGGTAATGATGTTTGGATAGGGAGCGAGGCAATGATTATGCCGGGAGTGAAGATCGGTGACGGGGCGGTAATCGGTAGTAGGTCATTAGTCACCAAAGATGTTGCCCCTTACACTATTGTCGGCGGAAACCCTGCAAAACCGATTAAAAAAAGGTTTTCGGACGAAGAGATTCAGATCCTGTTAGATATCAAGTGGTGGGATTGGGATGAAGACATATTGACCGAAGCGATACCTTTAATTTGTTCAGGCAACATACAGTCTCTTTTCGATTTTTACAACCAAGTTGTAAAAATCGAAAAGAGAGATTTCCCGTATTGTTTTTGA
- a CDS encoding class D beta-lactamase OXA-347 has translation MKNILFVVFISMIFLFVCCNTTTNKNIIETEISDFDKILDSFQVNGSILIYDNDKNTFYSNDFDWAKNGKLPASTFKIPNSIIAVELGIIENDTTILKWNGEQRKMDIWEKDLSFKDAFRISCVPCYQEIARKIGTIKMKEYLEKFEYKNMIFDSLTIDNFWLEGNSKISQKQQIDFLRKFYFSKFPISDRTIKIVKNIMEIERTENYILSGKTGLSSIEEKYNGWFVGYVETKSNVYFFATNVIPTDGLNVDDFISSRINVTKNALKQMNIMK, from the coding sequence ATGAAAAATATTTTATTTGTAGTTTTTATTTCAATGATATTTTTATTTGTTTGCTGTAACACAACAACGAATAAAAACATAATTGAAACAGAAATTTCTGATTTTGACAAAATTTTAGATAGTTTTCAAGTAAATGGTTCAATTCTAATTTATGATAACGACAAGAATACTTTTTACTCAAATGACTTTGATTGGGCTAAAAACGGAAAATTACCTGCATCAACATTCAAAATTCCAAATTCTATAATTGCTGTTGAATTAGGCATTATTGAAAATGATACAACTATTTTAAAATGGAATGGCGAGCAGAGAAAAATGGATATTTGGGAAAAAGATTTATCATTTAAAGATGCTTTTAGAATTTCCTGTGTTCCTTGCTATCAGGAAATTGCAAGGAAAATCGGAACAATTAAAATGAAAGAATATTTAGAAAAATTTGAGTATAAAAATATGATTTTTGACAGTTTAACGATTGACAATTTTTGGCTTGAAGGAAATTCAAAAATATCTCAAAAACAACAAATCGACTTTTTAAGGAAATTCTATTTTTCAAAATTTCCAATTTCTGATAGGACAATAAAGATTGTCAAAAATATTATGGAAATTGAGCGAACTGAAAATTACATTTTAAGCGGTAAGACTGGATTAAGTTCGATAGAAGAAAAATATAATGGTTGGTTTGTTGGTTATGTTGAAACAAAATCTAATGTTTATTTTTTTGCAACAAATGTAATTCCGACAGACGGATTGAATGTTGATGATTTTATTTCATCGAGAATTAATGTAACAAAAAATGCGTTAAAGCAAATGAATATAATGAAATGA
- a CDS encoding TetR/AcrR family transcriptional regulator, whose product METKEKIVTEAITFITTRGTNAFSYKDISKEIGIKTSSIHYYFPTKNDLIVAVLEHVIGGFKL is encoded by the coding sequence ATGGAAACAAAAGAAAAAATAGTAACCGAAGCCATAACATTTATCACGACAAGAGGGACAAATGCTTTTAGTTACAAGGATATATCTAAAGAAATTGGCATTAAAACTTCTTCCATCCATTATTATTTTCCGACGAAAAATGATTTGATTGTAGCTGTTTTAGAACATGTTATTGGTGGATTCAAGTTATAA
- a CDS encoding IS30 family transposase: MGHLTLEQRYKIEAYKSLGKGITEIANYVGRDKSVISREIKRNADARSGLYKADLAQRKTMKRHQNKRKPCKFNEHIEANVVHYLKQDFSPEQIVGRAALEGKEMVSHERIYQYIWKDKRGGGKLYKHLRTKGKKYRKRGLGKDDRGLITNRVDIDKRPRIVEDKKRVGDLEIDLVIGKDHKGALLTINDRATGLLFMGKVETKESIEIEAKTIELLQDWKPLLHTITSDNGKEFANHQQIAEKLDIDYFFAKPYHSWERGANENLNGLIRQYFPKKSNFTNITQKQIDRVISILNNRPRKRFGFKTPNEVFAQKLNENIGVAFIT, translated from the coding sequence ATGGGACATTTAACGTTAGAACAAAGATACAAAATTGAGGCTTATAAAAGTCTAGGAAAAGGAATTACAGAAATAGCCAATTATGTTGGTCGGGACAAATCTGTGATTTCAAGAGAAATCAAGAGGAACGCCGATGCTAGAAGTGGTTTATATAAAGCCGATTTAGCGCAGCGAAAAACAATGAAAAGGCATCAGAACAAACGTAAACCATGTAAATTTAACGAACATATTGAAGCCAATGTAGTACACTATTTGAAACAGGATTTCAGTCCTGAACAGATAGTCGGAAGAGCTGCCTTGGAAGGTAAAGAAATGGTTTCTCATGAGCGGATATATCAATACATCTGGAAGGATAAACGAGGTGGTGGCAAGCTCTACAAACACCTAAGAACTAAGGGGAAGAAATATCGAAAAAGAGGTTTAGGCAAAGATGACAGAGGATTGATAACCAATCGGGTAGATATAGATAAGCGCCCCAGGATTGTCGAGGATAAGAAACGGGTTGGGGATTTAGAGATAGATCTAGTAATTGGCAAAGATCATAAAGGGGCATTGCTAACTATTAATGATCGCGCCACTGGGTTACTCTTTATGGGTAAGGTAGAGACCAAAGAATCAATCGAAATAGAAGCTAAAACAATTGAACTCTTACAAGATTGGAAACCGTTGTTACACACCATTACCTCAGATAATGGAAAAGAGTTTGCTAATCATCAGCAGATAGCAGAAAAGCTCGATATAGACTACTTTTTCGCTAAGCCCTACCACAGCTGGGAAAGAGGAGCAAATGAAAATTTGAATGGATTGATAAGACAATATTTCCCAAAAAAGTCTAATTTTACAAACATCACTCAGAAGCAAATTGACAGAGTAATAAGTATTTTAAATAACAGACCACGAAAAAGATTTGGATTTAAAACGCCCAATGAAGTTTTCGCTCAAAAATTAAACGAAAACATAGGTGTTGCATTTATAACTTGA
- the sul2 gene encoding sulfonamide-resistant dihydropteroate synthase Sul2: protein MNKSLIIFGIVNITSDSFSDGGRYLAPDAAIAQARKLMAEGADVIDLGPASSNPDAAPVSSDTEIARIAPVLDALKADGIPVSLDSYQPATQAYALSRGVAYLNDIRGFPDAAFYPQLAKSSAKLVVMHSVQDGQADRREAPAGDIMDHIAAFFDARIAALTGAGIKRNRLVLDPGMGFFLGAAPETSLSVLARFDELRLRFDLPVLLSVSRKSFLRALTGRGPGDVGAATLAAELAAAAGGADFIRTHEPRPLRDGLAVLAALKETARIR, encoded by the coding sequence ATGAATAAATCGCTCATCATTTTCGGCATCGTCAACATAACCTCGGACAGTTTCTCCGATGGAGGCCGGTATCTGGCGCCAGACGCAGCCATTGCGCAGGCGCGTAAGCTGATGGCCGAGGGGGCAGATGTGATCGACCTCGGTCCGGCATCCAGCAATCCCGACGCCGCGCCTGTTTCGTCCGACACAGAAATCGCGCGTATCGCGCCGGTGCTGGACGCGCTCAAGGCAGATGGCATTCCCGTCTCGCTCGACAGTTATCAACCCGCGACGCAAGCCTATGCCTTGTCGCGTGGTGTGGCCTATCTCAATGATATTCGCGGTTTTCCAGACGCTGCGTTCTATCCGCAATTGGCGAAATCATCTGCCAAACTCGTCGTTATGCATTCGGTGCAAGACGGGCAGGCAGATCGGCGCGAGGCACCCGCTGGCGACATCATGGATCACATTGCGGCGTTCTTTGACGCGCGCATCGCGGCGCTGACGGGTGCCGGTATCAAACGCAACCGCCTTGTCCTTGATCCCGGCATGGGGTTTTTTCTGGGGGCTGCTCCCGAAACCTCGCTCTCGGTGCTGGCGCGGTTCGATGAATTGCGGCTGCGCTTCGATTTGCCGGTGCTTCTGTCTGTTTCGCGCAAATCCTTTCTGCGCGCGCTCACAGGCCGTGGTCCGGGGGATGTCGGGGCCGCGACACTCGCTGCAGAGCTTGCCGCCGCCGCAGGTGGAGCTGACTTCATCCGCACACACGAGCCGCGCCCCTTGCGCGACGGGCTGGCGGTATTGGCGGCGCTGAAAGAAACCGCAAGAATTCGTTAA
- a CDS encoding recombinase family protein, translating to MKRADLYIRVSTDEQADKGYSQRDQEERLKRYCATNKIAVGQVIYEDHSAKTFNRPEWTRLLNSLKKRSSKTDLILFTKWDRFSRNAGDAYQMISTLNKLGIEPQAVEQPLDLSIPENKMMLAIYLSAPEVENDRRALNTFYGMRRARKEGRLMGRAPFGYINRSKEDGRKYIAPKEPEATAMLWAFNEIAKGVFACDQVRQKMNKLHKTTISRSAFHVAVRNPLYYGKIFIAKFKDEEAHLVQGQHEPLISKDLFDRVQLILDGNKRVERPNTKILSDENLPLRGFLVCPECGRNLTGSASKGRTSRYYYYHCVSSCGFRQKAELANDIFEKSMRQFALNGTSQIVKRLLLDNYKKFAKNPFDEKKQIAQEIDKLNARLSVARNKLLSEIIDDEEYLEIKDECRKRIESLEEQLSKDGSDTKKINVEKSLDRALKYIESIPKMYSEGEIRTRRDIIGSIFPEKLEFDGKTYRTARMNVIANYIFQITNGLLQKKNRTNESKFHLSCLVARRGIEPLFQE from the coding sequence ATGAAAAGAGCCGATTTATACATACGTGTTTCCACCGATGAACAAGCGGACAAGGGATATTCACAGCGTGACCAAGAGGAACGCCTGAAAAGATACTGTGCAACCAATAAGATTGCTGTTGGGCAGGTTATTTATGAAGACCATTCCGCCAAGACCTTTAACCGTCCCGAATGGACAAGATTATTGAACAGCCTTAAAAAGAGAAGTTCAAAAACTGACCTTATCCTGTTTACCAAATGGGACAGGTTCAGCCGTAATGCTGGCGATGCTTATCAAATGATTAGCACACTCAACAAACTTGGTATAGAGCCACAGGCGGTAGAACAGCCGTTAGACCTCTCCATTCCCGAAAACAAGATGATGCTTGCCATATATCTTTCTGCTCCCGAAGTAGAGAATGACCGCAGAGCATTGAATACGTTCTACGGTATGCGTAGGGCAAGGAAAGAGGGGCGTTTGATGGGTAGAGCACCTTTTGGATATATCAATAGAAGCAAAGAGGACGGACGAAAATACATTGCTCCGAAAGAACCTGAAGCAACAGCTATGCTGTGGGCTTTCAACGAAATAGCCAAAGGCGTGTTTGCCTGTGACCAAGTACGGCAAAAAATGAATAAGTTGCACAAGACAACTATAAGCCGAAGTGCATTTCACGTTGCCGTACGCAATCCGCTGTACTACGGTAAGATATTCATTGCCAAATTCAAGGACGAAGAAGCACATTTGGTGCAGGGTCAGCACGAACCACTTATATCCAAAGACCTCTTTGATAGGGTACAACTGATATTGGACGGAAACAAAAGGGTAGAACGTCCCAATACCAAAATACTTTCAGACGAGAACTTGCCCCTACGTGGTTTCTTGGTATGTCCCGAATGCGGTCGCAACCTAACGGGAAGTGCTTCCAAAGGAAGAACAAGCCGTTATTACTACTATCATTGTGTTTCCTCTTGTGGCTTTCGTCAAAAAGCCGAATTAGCCAACGATATTTTTGAAAAGAGTATGCGACAGTTTGCGTTGAACGGTACTTCTCAAATAGTAAAAAGACTTCTGTTGGACAACTACAAGAAATTCGCAAAAAATCCGTTTGACGAAAAGAAACAGATTGCACAGGAAATAGATAAACTGAATGCAAGGTTATCAGTAGCACGCAACAAACTGCTGTCTGAAATTATTGATGACGAGGAATATCTCGAAATCAAAGATGAGTGTAGGAAACGGATTGAGAGTTTGGAAGAACAGTTGAGCAAGGACGGTTCTGATACCAAGAAAATCAACGTAGAAAAGTCTTTGGACAGGGCTTTGAAATACATAGAAAGCATTCCTAAAATGTACAGCGAGGGCGAAATCAGAACAAGACGGGATATAATTGGTTCGATATTCCCCGAAAAATTGGAGTTTGACGGAAAAACTTATCGAACCGCTCGAATGAATGTAATCGCAAACTATATCTTTCAGATAACCAACGGATTACTCCAAAAAAAGAACAGGACAAACGAAAGTAAATTTCATTTGTCCTGTTTAGTAGCCCGTAGGGGAATCGAACCCCTGTTTCAAGAATGA
- the abc-f gene encoding ribosomal protection-like ABC-F family protein, with amino-acid sequence MLILQNISYTHPSKDLLFSDINLTVNNHEKTALIGNNGVGKSTLLKIIASELQPSSGQINIDAEPYYVPQIFGQFNHLTIAQALRIEGKLNALKDILNGNTSEENFNLLNDDWTIEDRCKEALNFWQLDGLDLSQKMETLSGGQKTKVFLAGISIHQPELVLLDEPSNHLDVSGRQLLYSFIKSTKSTLIVVSHDRKLLNLLDTICELSKHGVKVYGGNYDFYKEQKQIENNALSQDIQSKEKELRKAKEKERETLERQQKLDSRGRGKQEKAGVARIMLNTLRNNAENSTSKMKSVHAEKIGGISQDLQELRSSLPDIDKMKFGFDNSALHKGKVLFTATNINYAYHKQPLWKDNLNFQITSGERIALKGTNGSGKTTLIKLILGDIKPQAGTIYRADNKAVYIDQDYSLLDNKLKVYEQAEQFNVSALQEHEIKIRLNRFLFTKEDWDKPCSALSGGERMRLLLCCLTINSKSPDIIILDEPTNNLDIQNVEILTAAINEYQGTLVVVSHDETFLEQINIERTISLTQ; translated from the coding sequence ATGTTGATTTTACAAAACATTTCATATACACACCCAAGCAAAGATTTACTGTTTAGCGACATCAATCTGACAGTAAACAATCACGAAAAGACAGCTTTAATAGGCAACAACGGAGTAGGGAAATCTACCTTGCTCAAAATTATTGCAAGCGAACTTCAACCTTCAAGCGGACAAATAAACATTGACGCAGAGCCGTATTATGTTCCGCAAATTTTCGGACAATTCAATCATTTGACAATAGCACAAGCGTTGCGAATTGAAGGCAAATTGAACGCTTTGAAAGACATCTTGAACGGAAACACAAGCGAGGAAAATTTCAATTTGCTGAATGACGATTGGACAATAGAAGACCGTTGCAAAGAGGCACTGAACTTTTGGCAATTGGACGGCTTAGACTTATCGCAAAAAATGGAAACGTTAAGCGGAGGACAAAAAACAAAAGTTTTTTTGGCGGGAATTTCCATTCATCAACCCGAATTGGTTTTGTTGGACGAGCCAAGCAATCATTTAGACGTTTCGGGCAGACAACTTTTGTATAGCTTCATTAAGTCCACAAAAAGCACATTGATTGTTGTAAGCCACGACAGAAAATTACTAAACTTGTTGGACACAATTTGCGAATTAAGTAAACACGGAGTTAAAGTTTATGGCGGTAATTACGACTTTTACAAAGAGCAAAAACAAATTGAAAACAACGCTTTAAGTCAAGACATTCAAAGCAAAGAAAAAGAACTGCGAAAAGCCAAAGAAAAAGAACGGGAAACATTGGAACGACAGCAAAAATTAGACAGTCGTGGAAGAGGCAAACAAGAAAAAGCGGGCGTTGCCCGAATAATGTTGAACACTTTGCGAAACAATGCAGAAAACAGCACATCAAAAATGAAAAGTGTTCACGCAGAAAAAATCGGGGGCATTTCGCAAGACTTACAAGAACTTCGTTCTTCGTTGCCTGACATTGACAAAATGAAGTTTGGTTTTGACAATTCAGCATTACACAAAGGAAAAGTTTTGTTTACGGCAACAAATATCAATTATGCTTACCACAAACAACCGCTTTGGAAAGACAATCTGAACTTTCAAATTACAAGTGGCGAACGAATCGCATTGAAAGGTACAAATGGTTCGGGAAAAACTACTTTGATAAAACTCATCTTGGGCGACATTAAACCGCAAGCAGGAACAATTTACCGAGCAGACAACAAAGCGGTTTACATTGACCAAGACTATTCTTTGCTTGACAACAAACTAAAAGTTTACGAACAAGCCGAACAATTCAATGTTTCTGCATTACAAGAACACGAAATCAAAATCCGATTAAATCGCTTTTTGTTTACCAAAGAAGATTGGGACAAACCTTGCAGTGCGTTGAGCGGTGGCGAAAGAATGCGTTTGCTACTTTGTTGTTTAACGATTAATAGCAAATCGCCTGACATCATCATTTTGGACGAACCGACCAACAACTTGGATATTCAGAATGTGGAAATCCTAACAGCAGCCATCAATGAATATCAGGGAACGCTGGTAGTCGTGTCGCACGATGAAACATTTTTGGAACAAATAAACATAGAACGAACAATTTCATTAACCCAATAA
- the mobB gene encoding conjugal transfer protein MobB: MVAKIGKGSNMYGAILYNQQKVETENGAVLLLNKIPDTMDGRYSVAYFNKCFEPYLSANIRTEKTVRHISLNPDPKDTVSDEQFTEMAQEYMERMGYGNQPYIVFKHTDIDRTHIHIVSTCVGIDGRKIPDDYDHPRSMAICRDLETKYNLHKATEQEQKHDSRNFKKVEQQKGDIKSQIASVVRHLPKYYQYTSIGTYNALLSFLNITAEEIKGERNGEPVHGLVYFALNDKGEKASKPFKASLFGKHAGVNGLQRHFEQSKEKMKTNPAKSVLKNSVELAIHTTNSEKEFKKQLAEQDIHTVVRRNDSGRIYGITFIDNGSRTVWNGSQLDRNLSANLFNDWWNNGNKPALKAQDSPVSDTNTIDHQPTKDLFEFITQEHSHSSDLGLFSLLPQAQGEDYEEQDFANRMKKKKKTRQKK, from the coding sequence ATGGTTGCAAAAATCGGAAAGGGAAGCAATATGTACGGAGCTATTTTGTACAATCAGCAGAAAGTGGAAACGGAAAACGGAGCGGTTCTGTTGCTGAATAAGATACCCGACACAATGGACGGTAGGTATTCCGTTGCGTACTTCAACAAGTGTTTTGAGCCGTATCTGTCTGCCAATATCCGAACGGAAAAGACGGTACGGCACATTTCATTGAACCCCGACCCGAAAGACACGGTAAGCGATGAACAGTTTACCGAAATGGCACAGGAATATATGGAGCGTATGGGTTACGGCAATCAGCCGTATATCGTATTCAAACATACGGACATTGACCGCACGCATATACACATCGTTTCGACCTGCGTGGGCATTGACGGCAGGAAAATCCCCGATGATTACGACCACCCTCGCTCAATGGCTATCTGTCGGGATTTGGAAACGAAATACAATCTGCACAAAGCTACCGAGCAGGAACAGAAACACGACAGCAGAAATTTCAAAAAGGTAGAACAGCAGAAAGGCGATATAAAAAGCCAAATAGCTTCGGTAGTGCGACACCTGCCGAAGTATTACCAATATACAAGCATTGGGACATACAACGCTTTGCTTTCGTTTTTGAATATTACGGCAGAGGAAATAAAAGGCGAACGCAACGGAGAGCCTGTACACGGATTGGTATATTTTGCTTTGAACGACAAGGGAGAAAAGGCAAGCAAACCGTTCAAAGCATCTTTGTTTGGCAAGCACGCAGGAGTAAACGGATTACAACGGCACTTTGAACAATCCAAAGAGAAGATGAAAACCAACCCTGCGAAGTCTGTTCTCAAAAATTCGGTGGAACTTGCCATTCACACCACAAACAGCGAAAAGGAATTTAAAAAGCAACTTGCCGAACAGGACATTCACACCGTTGTCCGCAGAAACGACAGCGGACGGATTTATGGTATTACTTTTATTGACAATGGTAGCCGTACTGTTTGGAATGGCTCGCAGTTGGACAGAAACCTGTCGGCAAATCTGTTTAACGATTGGTGGAACAACGGAAACAAACCCGCATTGAAAGCACAGGACAGCCCTGTTTCCGATACGAACACGATAGACCACCAACCGACCAAAGACCTTTTCGAGTTTATCACGCAGGAACATTCGCACAGTTCTGATTTGGGATTGTTCAGCCTGTTGCCCCAAGCACAGGGCGAAGATTACGAGGAACAGGATTTTGCCAATAGAATGAAGAAAAAGAAGAAAACAAGACAAAAAAAATAA
- the purD gene encoding phosphoribosylamine--glycine ligase: MNILIIGSGGRESAFAYKISKSPKLSKLFIAPGNAGTGQYGENVALKVTDFKGIADFALANNIEMIVVGPEEPLVKGIHDYFLADEQLKHIAVVGPQAEGAQLEGSKDFSKEFMIRHNVPTAAFRSFDKTNLEEGLAYLDTQKLPIVLKADGLAAGKGVLICESYEDAKAELKAMISDAKFGEASNVVVVEEFLKGIELSVFVLTDGKDYKVLPSAKDYKRIGEGDTGLNTGGMGSVSPVPFADQAFLDKVEERIIKPTVDGLKKDNIPYKGFIFIGLMNVDGEPYVIEYNVRMGDPETESVLVRIESDLVDLLEGVAQGNLADRSYTVSPKTAATVVIVSGGYPGDYEGGKVISNMENVKESIVFHAGTKQDGVDVVTAGGRVLAVTALEEDLFSALQQATADAGRIFFQGKYFRTDIGFDLI, encoded by the coding sequence ATGAATATTCTTATTATCGGCTCTGGAGGTAGAGAGTCTGCCTTTGCCTATAAAATCTCTAAAAGTCCTAAACTATCTAAACTTTTCATTGCACCTGGGAATGCAGGTACTGGTCAATATGGCGAGAATGTTGCTTTGAAAGTCACTGATTTTAAAGGTATTGCTGATTTTGCTCTGGCGAATAATATTGAAATGATTGTTGTTGGTCCTGAGGAGCCGCTTGTAAAGGGTATTCATGATTACTTCCTGGCTGACGAGCAGCTGAAACATATTGCGGTGGTTGGCCCACAGGCTGAAGGTGCGCAGTTAGAGGGGTCGAAAGACTTTTCTAAAGAGTTCATGATTCGTCATAATGTACCGACGGCTGCTTTCCGCTCATTCGATAAGACTAACCTAGAAGAGGGATTAGCATATTTGGACACACAGAAGCTTCCTATCGTTTTGAAAGCTGATGGCTTGGCAGCAGGCAAGGGTGTGTTGATCTGTGAGTCGTATGAGGATGCTAAGGCGGAATTGAAGGCCATGATTAGCGATGCGAAGTTTGGCGAAGCGAGCAATGTGGTTGTTGTTGAGGAGTTCTTAAAAGGTATCGAGCTTTCTGTTTTTGTGCTTACAGACGGAAAAGATTATAAAGTATTGCCTTCTGCGAAGGATTATAAACGTATCGGCGAAGGCGATACAGGTTTAAATACCGGTGGTATGGGTTCTGTTTCACCTGTTCCTTTTGCTGATCAAGCGTTTTTAGATAAGGTAGAAGAGCGTATCATCAAACCTACAGTGGATGGTTTGAAGAAGGATAATATCCCTTACAAAGGTTTTATCTTCATCGGATTGATGAATGTTGATGGTGAGCCTTATGTCATTGAATACAATGTTCGTATGGGCGATCCTGAGACAGAATCTGTATTGGTTCGTATCGAGTCGGATTTAGTGGATCTGTTAGAAGGCGTGGCGCAAGGAAATCTTGCTGATCGTTCTTATACGGTATCTCCTAAAACGGCTGCTACGGTAGTGATTGTTTCTGGTGGTTACCCAGGAGATTATGAAGGTGGAAAGGTAATCAGCAATATGGAGAATGTGAAAGAGTCTATCGTATTCCATGCCGGAACGAAACAGGATGGCGTAGATGTAGTGACTGCCGGAGGTCGCGTTCTAGCGGTAACAGCCCTGGAAGAGGACCTGTTCTCGGCCCTGCAACAGGCTACAGCGGATGCCGGAAGGATCTTTTTCCAAGGAAAATACTTCAGAACAGACATCGGATTTGATTTGATCTAA
- a CDS encoding BRCT domain-containing protein: MLFADKLGMPKKIKDLAESLDLEVTNHHDPEFDAKLCALIFGELTDKYPSYQELIRKIDDQPKTNNNYFNQPSEDVLEENEEHLSNYQITQNELENIDLIGKGIVITGNFSIEREEIKTFLMKIGGQIKSGITGKVDFVFAGEDCGWSKIQKINDLNQSKKANIRILNEADLNYLIKKYGI, from the coding sequence ATGTTATTTGCAGATAAACTTGGGATGCCTAAAAAAATAAAAGATTTAGCAGAGAGTTTGGACTTAGAAGTAACAAATCATCACGACCCAGAATTCGATGCAAAACTTTGTGCTTTAATATTTGGCGAATTGACTGACAAGTATCCAAGTTATCAAGAACTAATAAGAAAAATTGATGACCAGCCTAAAACAAATAATAATTATTTCAATCAACCAAGTGAAGATGTTTTAGAAGAAAATGAAGAGCATTTATCAAATTATCAAATAACTCAAAACGAACTTGAAAACATTGATTTAATAGGAAAAGGAATAGTTATTACGGGCAACTTTTCAATAGAAAGAGAAGAAATAAAAACTTTTCTAATGAAAATTGGTGGACAAATAAAATCAGGAATAACAGGTAAAGTAGATTTTGTTTTTGCAGGTGAAGATTGTGGTTGGTCAAAAATCCAAAAAATAAACGACTTAAACCAATCAAAAAAAGCAAACATTAGAATTTTAAACGAAGCTGACTTAAATTATCTTATCAAAAAATACGGCATATAA
- the mobA gene encoding conjugal transfer protein MobA, with protein MEEVNRKQIKKTGRKPKNDPAVHRYSISLNAEENAKFLALFDQSGMNIKAHFITACIFQKTVKTVKIDMNAVEYHAGLTKFFGQFRGIATNYNQIVKLLNTHFSEKKALAYLYKLEKQTAAMKELLLKVLILTAEFEKKYLNKE; from the coding sequence ATGGAAGAAGTGAACAGAAAACAGATTAAAAAGACAGGAAGAAAACCGAAGAACGACCCTGCGGTACATCGGTATTCCATCAGTCTGAACGCAGAGGAAAACGCCAAGTTCCTTGCCCTTTTCGACCAATCGGGAATGAACATAAAGGCACATTTCATTACGGCTTGTATCTTTCAAAAGACGGTAAAAACCGTAAAAATTGATATGAATGCGGTAGAATACCACGCAGGATTGACCAAGTTTTTCGGACAGTTCAGAGGAATAGCAACCAATTACAATCAGATTGTAAAGCTGTTGAACACACACTTTTCGGAGAAAAAGGCATTGGCATACCTCTACAAATTGGAAAAACAGACCGCAGCAATGAAAGAATTATTGCTCAAAGTTTTAATCCTTACCGCAGAATTTGAAAAGAAATACCTAAACAAAGAGTAA